The Pongo abelii isolate AG06213 chromosome 20, NHGRI_mPonAbe1-v2.0_pri, whole genome shotgun sequence genome window below encodes:
- the CALR3 gene encoding calreticulin-3 codes for MARALVPLWAICMLRVALATVYFQEEFLDGEHWRNRWVQSTNDSRFGHFRLSSGKFYGHKEKDKGLQTTQNGRFYAISARFKPFSNKGKTLVIQYTVKHEQKMDCGGGYIKVFPADIDQKNLNGKSQYYIMFGPDICGFDIKKVHVILHFKNQYHENKKPIRCKVDGFTHLYTLILRPDLSYDVKIDGQSIESGSIEYDWNLTSLKKETSPAESKDWEQTKDNKAQDWEKHFLDASASKQSDWNGELDGDWPAPMLQKPPYQDGLKPEGIHKDIWLHHKMKNTNYLTQYDLSEFENIGAIGLELWQVRSGTIFDNFLITDDEEYADNFGKATWGETKGPEREMDAIQAKEEMKKAREEEEEELLSGKINGHEHYFNQFHRRNEL; via the exons ATGGCCCGGGCTCTGGTCCCGCTCTGGGCCATCTGCATGCTGCGAGTGGCGCTGGCTACCGTCTATTTCCAAGAGGAATTTCTAGACGGAG AGCATTGGAGAAACCGATGGGTGCAGTCCACCAATGACTCCCGATTTGGGCATTTTAGACTTTCGTCGGGGAAGTTTTATGGTCataaagagaaagataaag GTCTGCAAACCACTCAGAATGGCCGATTCTATGCCATCTCTGCACGCTTCAAACCGTTCAGCAATAAAGGGAAAACTCTGGTCATTCAGTATACAGTAAAACATGAGCAGAAGATGGACTGTGGAGGGGGCTACATTAAGGTCTTTCCTGCAGACATTGACCAGAAGAACCTGAATGGAAAATCGCAGTACTATATTATGTTTG GACCCGATATTTGTGGATTTGATATCAAGAAAGTTcatgttattttacatttcaagAATCAGTATCACGAAAACAAGAAACCGATCAGGTGTAAG GTTGATGGCTTCACACACCTCTACACTCTAATTTTAAGACCAGATCTTTCTTATGATGTGAAAATTGATGGTCAGTCAATTGAATCCGGCAGCATAGAGTACGACTGGAACTTAACATCACTCAAGAAGGAAACATCCCCGGCAGAATCGAAGGATTGGGAACAGACTAAAGACAACAAAGCCCAG GACTGGGAGAAGCATTTTCTGGACGCCAGCGCCAGCAAGCAGAGCGACTGGAATGGTGAACTGGATGGGGACTGGCCAGCGCCGATGCTCCAGAAGCCCCCGTACCAG GATGGCCTGAAACCGGAAGGTATTCATAAAGACATCTGGCTCCACCATAAGATGAAGAATACCAACTATTTGACACAGTATGACCTCTCAGAATTTGAGAACATTGGTGCCATCGGCCTGGAGCTTTGGCAG GTGAGATCTGGAACCATTTTTGATAACTTTCTGATCACAGATGATGAAGAGTATGCAGATAATTTTGGCAAGGCCACCTGGGGCGAAACCAAG ggtCCAGAAAGGGAGATGGATGCCATACAGGCCAAGGAGGAAATGAAGAAGGCCCgcgaggaagaggaggaagagctgCTGTCGGGAAAAATTAACGGGCACGAACATTACTTCAATCAATTTCACAGAAGGAATGAACTTTAG